A genomic stretch from Candidatus Binataceae bacterium includes:
- the hpnE gene encoding hydroxysqualene dehydroxylase HpnE: protein MVEDRDVVVIGGGFAGLSAAVALAQVGFRVAVLESKPALGGRAYSFADPETGDFVDNGQHVLMGCYAETLRFLDRIGQTGQLVFHPNLAIEMLERDGRAGVLRTARLPGPLHMTAGLMRYGLLTPRERMSVLVAGLRMLRMRRRDRARLARTTVSGVMDLLGQGERARRCLWYPLAIATLNEDPEVASAALLAEVLKRAFFSRRADSAFVYAKVGLSDLYCPASVRMIEAGGGLVETRTRVDALELGADGRVSCARLRDGRRLKASNFIATVPPAQLVRLLPEEAAAGPFFAQLGEIEYSPIVCVHAWYDREVTDAPFVGFVGTTTQWLFNKRRIFAENGARANGYLSFVISGARRLVDVGNEELLDQVTDDLHTMIPAARQARLIKALVLKEKRATMAPSPDCDRLRPGLATPIDNFFLAGDWIQTGLPATIESAVKSGQAAAAAVAARVSGSALSA from the coding sequence ATGGTTGAGGATCGCGACGTGGTCGTGATCGGCGGCGGATTCGCCGGGCTCAGCGCGGCCGTGGCGCTTGCCCAAGTCGGGTTTCGTGTCGCCGTGCTCGAGAGCAAGCCCGCGCTCGGCGGCCGCGCATATTCATTTGCCGACCCCGAGACCGGCGATTTCGTCGACAACGGCCAGCACGTGCTGATGGGATGCTATGCCGAGACGCTCAGGTTTCTCGACCGTATCGGGCAGACCGGCCAGCTCGTGTTTCATCCCAACCTGGCGATCGAGATGCTCGAGCGCGACGGACGCGCGGGCGTGCTCAGGACCGCGCGCTTGCCGGGGCCGCTGCACATGACCGCCGGGCTGATGCGGTACGGGCTGCTGACCCCGCGCGAGCGGATGAGCGTGCTGGTGGCGGGGCTCAGGATGCTCCGGATGCGTCGGCGCGACCGTGCACGGCTGGCCCGGACGACCGTCAGCGGCGTGATGGACCTGCTGGGGCAGGGCGAACGGGCGCGGCGGTGTCTCTGGTATCCGCTCGCGATCGCGACGCTCAACGAGGACCCTGAAGTGGCCTCGGCCGCTCTGCTGGCCGAAGTGCTGAAGCGGGCGTTTTTTTCGCGCCGCGCCGATTCCGCCTTCGTCTACGCGAAGGTCGGACTTAGCGATTTATATTGTCCCGCCTCGGTGCGGATGATCGAGGCGGGCGGTGGTCTGGTCGAAACCCGCACGAGGGTCGATGCGCTCGAGCTCGGCGCCGACGGCAGAGTATCGTGCGCGCGCCTGCGCGACGGACGCCGCCTGAAAGCGAGCAACTTTATCGCCACGGTCCCGCCCGCGCAGCTCGTGCGTCTGCTGCCGGAAGAAGCCGCTGCGGGCCCGTTCTTTGCCCAGCTGGGCGAGATTGAGTATTCGCCGATCGTTTGCGTCCACGCGTGGTACGATCGCGAAGTGACCGACGCGCCGTTCGTCGGTTTCGTCGGCACGACTACTCAATGGTTGTTCAACAAGCGGCGCATCTTCGCCGAAAACGGCGCGCGCGCCAACGGCTATTTGAGCTTCGTCATCAGCGGCGCGCGTAGGCTGGTCGACGTCGGCAATGAAGAACTGCTCGACCAGGTCACGGACGATTTGCATACGATGATCCCCGCGGCGCGCCAAGCGCGTCTGATCAAAGCGCTGGTCCTCAAAGAAAAACGGGCCACGATGGCGCCGTCGCCCGACTGCGATCGTTTGCGGCCAGGCCTCGCGACTCCGATCGACAACTTCTTTCTCGCCGGCGACTGGATCCAGACCGGCCTGCCGGCGACGATCGAAAGCGCCGTCAAATCCGGGCAGGCCGCGGCCGCCGCCGTCGCCGCGCGCGTCAGCGGTTCGGCCCTTTCCGCCTGA
- the hpnA gene encoding hopanoid-associated sugar epimerase, translating into MASQPALVTGANGFVGCYVVRALLARQRPVRALVRKGADLRALEGLACEFAWGDLRDAAAVEQAARGCEEIYHVAADYRLWVPDPAPMYAANVEGTRNVMAAARHVKVRRVIHTSTVGAIGIPHGESGREDTPVTLADMVGPYKRSKFMAEQVALKAAREGLPVVIVNPSTPIGASDYKPTPTGRIIVDFLNRRMPAFVDTGLNLVDVEDAAAGHLLAAERGLIGEKYILGGENLTLEEMLGRLAKLSGLSAPKIRIPYAVAWTFALGAEAVARTITRRAPRASLTEVRMARKRMFFDSSKARAALGYAPRSIDDALARAIEFFRATGAVREGQGASAATRRA; encoded by the coding sequence ATGGCTTCGCAACCCGCATTGGTAACAGGCGCGAACGGCTTCGTCGGATGCTACGTGGTGCGGGCGCTGCTCGCGCGCCAAAGACCGGTGCGCGCGCTGGTACGCAAGGGCGCGGATCTGCGGGCGCTCGAAGGCCTGGCGTGCGAATTCGCGTGGGGCGACCTGCGCGATGCAGCGGCAGTGGAGCAAGCGGCGCGCGGATGCGAGGAGATCTATCACGTCGCGGCGGACTATCGATTGTGGGTGCCCGATCCTGCGCCGATGTACGCCGCCAACGTCGAAGGCACGCGCAATGTGATGGCCGCGGCGCGCCACGTCAAGGTCCGCCGCGTGATTCATACCAGCACGGTCGGCGCAATCGGTATCCCGCACGGCGAGTCCGGACGCGAGGATACGCCGGTGACGCTCGCCGACATGGTGGGGCCGTACAAGCGATCGAAATTCATGGCCGAGCAGGTGGCGCTCAAGGCGGCGCGCGAAGGCCTGCCGGTCGTGATTGTCAACCCGTCCACGCCGATTGGCGCGAGCGATTACAAGCCGACGCCGACCGGCCGGATCATCGTCGATTTTTTAAACCGCAGGATGCCGGCGTTCGTGGATACCGGGCTTAACCTGGTTGACGTCGAAGACGCCGCAGCCGGGCATCTGCTGGCCGCCGAGCGCGGCTTGATTGGCGAGAAATATATCCTCGGCGGCGAAAACCTGACGCTCGAAGAGATGCTCGGCCGCCTGGCAAAGCTGTCGGGGCTGAGTGCACCCAAGATTCGCATTCCCTATGCCGTCGCGTGGACGTTCGCGCTCGGCGCCGAGGCGGTCGCGCGCACGATAACGCGGCGCGCGCCGCGCGCGAGCCTGACCGAGGTGCGGATGGCGCGCAAGCGGATGTTCTTCGATTCGTCAAAGGCGCGCGCCGCACTCGGATACGCGCCGCGCTCAATCGACGACGCGCTCGCGCGTGCGATCGAATTTTTTCGCGCCACCGGCGCCGTGCGCGAGGGGCAGGGTGCGTCGGCGGCGACACGCCGTGCCTGA
- a CDS encoding enoyl-CoA hydratase-related protein, with product MSEYSTILFDVRDHVAHITLNRPNAANALNAELAHDLMEVSLRCEEDPSVRAVLISAAGKIFCAGGDLKSFGAQPKEMLPTFLKKVTFHLHKAVSRFNRMRAPVVMAIHGAAGGAGMSLACAGDLVVAAESARFTMAYTRAGLTPDGSSTYFLPRIVGLRRAMDLTLTNRVLTAREACDMGIVTRVVPDDQLMATAEGLAKGLAEGPTRAYGGVKRLFAESAIRTLEDQMELETEWIADMARTADGTEGITSFLEKRPPKFKGE from the coding sequence ATGTCCGAATATTCGACGATCCTCTTCGACGTCCGCGACCACGTGGCACACATCACGCTCAACCGGCCCAACGCGGCCAACGCGCTCAACGCCGAACTCGCGCACGACCTGATGGAAGTGTCGCTGCGCTGCGAAGAGGACCCGAGCGTGCGCGCGGTATTGATCAGCGCGGCGGGCAAAATCTTCTGCGCCGGCGGCGACCTCAAGAGCTTCGGCGCGCAGCCCAAGGAGATGCTGCCGACATTCCTGAAGAAGGTGACCTTTCATCTGCACAAGGCGGTCTCGCGTTTCAACCGGATGCGGGCGCCCGTGGTGATGGCGATCCATGGCGCGGCAGGCGGCGCGGGGATGAGTCTCGCATGCGCGGGCGACCTCGTGGTCGCGGCCGAGTCGGCGCGCTTCACGATGGCCTACACGCGAGCCGGGCTCACCCCGGACGGGTCGTCAACCTATTTCCTGCCGCGAATCGTGGGATTGCGGCGCGCGATGGACCTGACGCTGACCAACCGCGTGCTCACGGCGCGCGAGGCCTGCGACATGGGTATCGTCACCCGCGTGGTTCCCGACGACCAGCTGATGGCCACCGCCGAGGGACTGGCCAAGGGCCTCGCAGAGGGCCCCACGCGCGCCTACGGGGGCGTCAAACGCTTGTTTGCCGAAAGCGCCATTCGGACGCTCGAGGATCAGATGGAGCTCGAGACCGAATGGATCGCTGACATGGCGCGCACCGCCGACGGCACCGAAGGAATCACTTCATTTCTTGAAAAGCGCCCGCCCAAATTCAAGGGCGAGTAG
- the hpnK gene encoding hopanoid biosynthesis-associated protein HpnK: protein MTEANSANSGDSDKSVIFTADDFGASAEVNAGILQAYRQGVLRGTSLMVAAPARDEAIAAARECPGLDVGLHLVVCQGRSVLPAARLGALVDGSGRFVEKPVEGGMRYFFDRSLRASLADECRAQIELHLELVGYLNHIDGHLNFHVHPVICDILLDLASEYRVPCIRLPREPVFTTLKLARDNAARKLVEALIFRTLSRRTRRKMNQRGIKSTDWLFGLHQSGNLTEHYVLDVIARLPAGVTEIYGHPAASIGRGRPPEAAEREVEILTSPLLPLALEHAGARLTNFAELARIGR, encoded by the coding sequence ATGACGGAGGCCAATTCCGCCAACTCTGGCGATTCCGATAAGTCGGTCATTTTCACCGCTGACGATTTCGGCGCCTCCGCCGAGGTCAACGCCGGTATCCTGCAGGCCTATCGCCAGGGCGTGCTCCGCGGGACGAGCCTGATGGTGGCGGCGCCGGCGCGCGACGAGGCGATCGCCGCTGCTCGCGAATGTCCCGGTCTTGATGTCGGGCTTCATCTCGTCGTGTGCCAGGGCAGGAGCGTGCTGCCGGCAGCGCGGCTCGGCGCGTTGGTCGATGGCTCGGGCCGCTTCGTCGAAAAGCCGGTGGAGGGCGGGATGCGCTACTTTTTCGATCGGAGCCTGCGCGCCAGCCTCGCGGATGAGTGCCGCGCCCAGATCGAGCTGCACCTCGAGCTGGTCGGCTATCTCAATCACATCGACGGCCATCTGAACTTCCACGTTCATCCGGTCATCTGCGATATCCTGCTCGACCTCGCTTCGGAATACCGCGTGCCTTGTATCAGGCTGCCGCGCGAGCCGGTGTTCACGACGCTTAAGCTCGCGCGCGACAACGCGGCGCGCAAGCTGGTCGAGGCCCTGATCTTTCGCACGCTCTCGCGGCGGACGCGCCGAAAGATGAACCAGCGCGGGATCAAGTCCACCGACTGGCTTTTCGGCCTCCATCAAAGCGGCAATCTGACCGAACATTATGTGCTCGACGTGATCGCGCGCCTGCCTGCCGGAGTTACCGAGATTTATGGGCATCCGGCGGCGAGCATCGGCCGCGGCCGGCCTCCGGAGGCGGCGGAACGCGAGGTCGAGATCCTGACCAGCCCGCTTTTGCCGCTCGCGCTTGAGCATGCGGGCGCGCGGCTTACGAACTTCGCCGAGCTCGCGCGCATTGGCCGCTGA
- a CDS encoding carotenoid biosynthesis protein, which translates to MHLLLSTIALRPYVFVFLGCYLVIAIVNFGLPTTALFSALTYTVAWACEWSSVHNGFPFGLYHYIPATRGREIWIAGVPFMDSISFTFLSFASYTLALLLSAPLYRRGFDVRTLDTWAIRRSPRVWLMAALFMVMIDMLADPLSVLGNRWFLGRIFWYDPPGPHFGVPISNYLGWLFVAAITVAIFQWLDRRLNRGGTRPFGAMPAAPSRALWGPGLYGGVVGFAIVMLFRVGPGEIAWSGMFIFIPLIALALNIVTRAECWGGAAAVERHLADFPYERSLAVWNATSPQPLWRRRGAA; encoded by the coding sequence ATGCATCTGCTGCTTTCGACAATAGCGCTCAGACCATACGTGTTCGTGTTCCTCGGCTGCTACCTCGTAATCGCGATCGTCAACTTCGGCCTGCCCACCACGGCCCTGTTCAGCGCGCTGACTTATACCGTGGCGTGGGCCTGCGAATGGAGTTCCGTGCACAACGGCTTTCCCTTCGGGCTCTATCATTACATCCCGGCGACGCGCGGCCGCGAGATCTGGATCGCCGGCGTGCCGTTCATGGATTCGATTTCGTTCACGTTTCTGTCGTTCGCGAGCTACACGCTCGCGCTCCTGCTGAGCGCCCCGCTCTATCGGCGCGGATTCGACGTGCGCACGCTCGACACGTGGGCGATTCGGCGCTCGCCGCGGGTGTGGCTGATGGCGGCACTGTTCATGGTGATGATCGATATGCTGGCCGACCCGCTGAGCGTGCTCGGCAATCGCTGGTTTCTCGGCCGGATCTTCTGGTACGACCCGCCGGGACCACATTTCGGCGTGCCGATCAGCAACTACCTCGGATGGCTCTTCGTCGCCGCGATCACGGTCGCGATTTTCCAATGGCTGGATCGGCGGCTGAATCGCGGCGGCACGAGGCCGTTTGGCGCGATGCCGGCGGCGCCGTCGCGCGCGCTGTGGGGGCCGGGGCTGTATGGCGGAGTGGTCGGCTTTGCGATCGTGATGCTCTTTCGCGTCGGCCCAGGCGAAATCGCCTGGTCGGGAATGTTTATTTTCATCCCGCTCATCGCACTTGCGCTGAACATCGTGACCCGCGCCGAGTGCTGGGGCGGCGCGGCCGCCGTGGAGCGCCATCTGGCGGACTTTCCCTATGAGCGATCGCTGGCGGTCTGGAACGCAACGTCGCCGCAGCCCCTGTGGAGGCGGCGAGGCGCCGCCTAG
- a CDS encoding M1 family metallopeptidase, giving the protein MMDQEGAPLAAEKTTEYRLPADVVPDRYEISLTPDLRSFTFAGEENVTVRVLTATAEVVLNALELEIDRVSAARGGVTVAGKAVLEPAHERARLTFERALEPGEWTLRIAFRGVLNDKLHGFYRSNYKDAKGETHLVASTQFEATDARRAIPCWDEPALKARFKVRLVIDEGLTAFSNAGIESERSLGGGKKEIVYKETIKMSTYLLAFIVGEFEATEPVDAGTPLRVAHVPGKRALTAWAREIGAFSLKWFANYYELPYPGDKLDLIAIPDFASGAMENLGAITFRETALLIDEKSAARAELERVADVVAHENAHMWFGDLVTMKWWNGIWLNEAFATFMEMLAVDAWKPHWKRWESFSVSRTAAMAIDALSSTRPIEFTVLSPEDARAMFDVLTYEKGASVLRMLEQYLGAERFRRGIADYLRKHQFANAETGDLWDALERACDEPVRKLMDSWIFQPGFPMVEAALGADGRSLLLRQRRFLYLAEGAGAAHEQLWQVPVMVRAKTDQGIATQRLLLDGREATLDLGGRVEWALLNEGGHGFYRVRYAADLLAALGRNLGDLKGVERYALVSDSWAATVAGMMRLADFLPMLRAMRGETDLNVWRAMLAPLGYLDMVATEAERPALAAAVRAIVGEAAARLGWDPRPGEDELVRQLRGTLWGSLGTLGGDADVQRRAAEMYARYIKDPASVDRDLVPPMVGILAYAGDRARFEEFKKHFKSARTPQEEQRYLFSLAGFRRSELLRETMEMTLSGEIRTQNAPYVMHSLLSNNACRYEAWDFVKKHWDEMIRKFPDAALPRMCEAVVGLLDREREVHEFFQAHRVRLGGKIIDQHLERLRVAVAFRRREGANMTASLKG; this is encoded by the coding sequence ATGATGGATCAGGAAGGCGCACCGCTCGCCGCCGAAAAGACAACCGAATACCGGCTTCCTGCCGACGTGGTGCCGGACCGCTACGAGATAAGCCTCACGCCCGATCTCCGCTCGTTCACTTTCGCGGGTGAAGAGAACGTGACCGTGCGCGTTCTCACCGCGACCGCCGAGGTCGTGTTGAACGCGCTCGAGCTGGAGATCGATCGGGTGAGCGCCGCGCGCGGCGGGGTCACGGTCGCGGGCAAGGCGGTGCTGGAACCCGCACACGAGCGGGCGCGCCTTACCTTCGAGCGCGCGCTGGAACCGGGCGAATGGACGCTCAGGATCGCCTTTCGCGGCGTGCTGAACGACAAGCTGCACGGCTTCTATCGCAGCAACTACAAGGACGCCAAGGGCGAGACTCATCTGGTCGCCAGCACGCAGTTCGAAGCGACCGACGCGCGCCGCGCGATCCCCTGCTGGGACGAGCCCGCGCTCAAGGCGCGGTTCAAGGTGCGGCTGGTGATCGACGAAGGGCTGACCGCGTTTTCCAATGCCGGCATCGAGAGCGAGCGCAGTCTTGGCGGCGGCAAGAAGGAGATCGTCTATAAGGAGACGATCAAGATGTCGACCTACCTGCTCGCCTTCATCGTGGGCGAGTTCGAGGCGACGGAGCCGGTGGACGCGGGAACCCCGCTGCGCGTCGCGCACGTACCCGGGAAGCGCGCGCTCACCGCGTGGGCGCGCGAGATCGGCGCCTTCTCGCTCAAGTGGTTCGCCAATTATTACGAGCTGCCCTATCCGGGCGACAAGCTCGATCTGATCGCCATTCCTGACTTCGCTTCCGGCGCGATGGAGAACCTGGGCGCGATCACCTTCCGCGAGACGGCGCTGCTGATCGACGAGAAGAGCGCCGCGCGCGCCGAACTCGAGCGCGTGGCCGACGTCGTCGCGCACGAGAACGCCCACATGTGGTTCGGCGACCTGGTGACGATGAAGTGGTGGAACGGGATCTGGCTCAACGAAGCCTTCGCCACCTTCATGGAGATGCTTGCGGTTGACGCCTGGAAGCCGCATTGGAAGCGCTGGGAGAGTTTCTCGGTGTCGCGGACGGCGGCGATGGCGATCGACGCGCTGAGCAGCACGCGGCCGATCGAGTTCACCGTGCTGAGCCCCGAAGACGCGCGCGCGATGTTCGACGTGCTGACCTACGAGAAAGGCGCCTCGGTGCTGCGGATGCTCGAGCAATATCTGGGCGCGGAGCGTTTTCGCAGGGGTATCGCCGACTATCTTCGCAAGCATCAGTTCGCCAACGCCGAAACCGGCGATCTGTGGGACGCGCTGGAGCGCGCCTGTGATGAACCGGTGCGCAAGCTGATGGATTCGTGGATCTTCCAGCCCGGCTTTCCGATGGTTGAGGCGGCCCTGGGAGCCGACGGACGGTCACTCCTCCTACGTCAGCGCCGCTTTTTGTATCTCGCCGAAGGCGCCGGCGCCGCCCACGAACAGCTCTGGCAGGTGCCGGTGATGGTGCGGGCGAAGACCGACCAGGGGATCGCGACCCAGCGTTTGCTGCTCGACGGCCGCGAAGCCACGCTCGACCTGGGCGGCCGGGTCGAGTGGGCGCTGCTCAACGAGGGCGGCCACGGCTTCTACCGCGTGCGTTACGCCGCCGATCTGCTCGCGGCACTGGGCCGTAATCTCGGCGATCTCAAGGGAGTCGAGCGCTACGCGCTGGTCAGCGATTCATGGGCGGCGACCGTGGCCGGAATGATGCGGCTTGCGGATTTCCTGCCGATGCTCCGCGCGATGCGCGGCGAGACCGACCTCAACGTGTGGCGCGCGATGCTCGCGCCGCTCGGCTACCTCGACATGGTCGCGACCGAAGCCGAGCGCCCCGCGTTGGCCGCGGCCGTACGCGCGATCGTGGGCGAGGCTGCGGCGCGCCTTGGATGGGACCCGCGCCCAGGCGAGGACGAACTGGTGCGCCAGTTGCGGGGCACGCTCTGGGGCTCGCTGGGTACGCTTGGCGGCGACGCCGATGTTCAACGGCGCGCAGCCGAGATGTACGCGCGCTACATCAAGGACCCGGCGTCGGTGGATCGGGATCTGGTGCCGCCGATGGTAGGAATACTGGCTTACGCCGGGGACCGCGCGCGTTTTGAGGAATTCAAGAAACACTTTAAGTCCGCACGAACCCCTCAGGAGGAGCAGCGCTACCTCTTCTCGCTGGCCGGATTTCGGCGGAGCGAGCTCTTGCGCGAGACCATGGAGATGACGCTCTCCGGCGAGATCCGCACGCAAAACGCGCCCTACGTGATGCATTCGTTGCTATCCAACAATGCCTGTCGTTACGAGGCGTGGGACTTCGTAAAGAAGCACTGGGACGAGATGATCCGCAAGTTCCCGGACGCCGCTTTGCCGCGGATGTGCGAGGCGGTCGTAGGATTGCTCGACCGCGAGCGCGAGGTGCACGAATTTTTCCAGGCCCATCGCGTCAGGCTCGGCGGCAAGATAATCGACCAGCATCTGGAACGGCTGCGTGTGGCGGTAGCGTTTCGCAGGCGCGAAGGCGCAAACATGACCGCCTCGCTCAAGGGCTGA